The genomic stretch ATTTTCGTTACTGCAAGAAACACTTCTGAAGATTTGAGGTTTGGAACCAACCTATCAAGCAGAGGAGCCTTTTTCAAGTACAGTATGAGAATCCGGCTTTGGACCATTCGGGGAAGATGgaatatgatcctctccatttcatttaaaatacattttgccgttaagattttgtttttgtttccccGCACAATagtatcatatcatatatagcACCACAAAACAAGCTTGGTTTTTTTCAGTCAATATCATCAATAGGCTGCAACACCAACTCTTCCTCCACCAAAAATCAATGACTACGATTGAGCTCCATCCCCCTTAAAGAACTTTAGCATCCCTCCTGTAAGGACCGAGGGCAGATTATGAGGAAACCCAGTACCATTTCTTTTTCGGAAACCTTATATGAGGAAACCCTGTGCAATACTCTGTAGCTAGTACTACAAGTTGAAACGCTCAAGGAAAGAGAGGGCAGATTCAGAATAACATAACGGCAATAAATTTTGCAAAATTCGTCCTAGTTAAAAGATACATGAATTGCTCCATTTCAACTCATTTGAAATGAGTAATATATAGAGTGAAGTAGCTTGAGAAAGTACCTGGAAGTGACTTGCATGTAGTGTATAATCACCATCAAATAGCTTTCAAATTTGAACATTCTTTGATTAGGTACTTTTTGGTCAAACACTGATCCCATGTACAAAGAACATATTTCCTCTATATGTAAGCATTCTGCCTTCAGCCCCAACACACCATAAATGGCCTTGGAGCTCCAGAATTCCTTTCATGCCTGCGGCTTCCCACACAAACTTGAAAAGCCCAAGAGCCCTGTCCAACTGCCTCACCCCACTCCAGACACTCTTATCCTCTTTTGTAGTCAAAATTCTTCCCATGCATAAGCAAAACCTATTCTCACCAATGCTATAAATTCCACCACATAGATCCACTTCAATATCTCTAACTTGTCCATAGAGGTAGTATAATAGAAGTGTAAACAAGCACTTGGATGAGTAACCCAACGTCTTAGAGAGCTTCTTGTGTACTAGGCTTTCTTGATGTCGAGCTTCCTTGTATCCAATACTTTTATCAATCAATACATCCCTGATTTGAGACAATCCCTCTTTCATGATCTCAAGCTTCGCCACAAGAAAACACAATTCCCTTTCACTTTTCAAACACTCAATGAGGTCAGTGAACATCTCAAGAACATCTTCCCACTTATGTGAAGCAGACGAGTCAACAACTTTTACAGGCACAAGCCGCATCCATGAAGTGGAGTCATGGTCAGAGGAAATGGCTGTGTCAGCCAAGAATTTTAGACAGCTAGAAACTATCTGCTGACCCATTTTGATCCCTTTGCTAGAGCATCGACAAGATAACAAATCCAACTCGTATTTCAATCCATTTAGGATCTCCTCAAGTGCACCTGTCCATATCCGCTGTTGGGTGACCTGGGGGCATACCGTGTGACGAACCAGCTTTCTTTGCTGTGCGGAAATGTTCAGAAAGTTGGACACATGGGTAAGTGAATTCACAATCATAGGCTCTCTTTCACTCGGTGAACTGAAACAAACAAACGGGCTGCAGTTGGTACTCGCGGCCGAAAAGGCCGTCACATTTTTTTGAACCGTTTGCTGAACTGAAGGAGACCCAATAAAGATCCTAGCCAGGGACTtgaaagttttcattttttgttcaatttggCCATCAAAGAAAATCGAATTATCACTGACATCAACCAGCCCCCCATCAACCCAATCCACATTTCTCAACAAGTGGCTCAATTTCGCTATCTTTGGGAATGTCTTCTCATACCAATCACAAGGTAAAGGCTCTTGATGGGATACTTCTGAACAGTGATATAGCATCACCTTCACATACAAAGCTCCATTTTGCTTGGTTTCTAAACACTTTGCACCATGGACAAGCTTCTGTAAATATTTGTACACCATTATGATTCAGCcgtcctttatatatatagttaaaaacAACCTTTAGGACCCAAACCCAAATCCAGCCTCAACCTATAAGCGCTAGAACTTCATTTTGACCATTCATCGAACACGTGTTAGACATA from Corylus avellana chromosome ca1, CavTom2PMs-1.0 encodes the following:
- the LOC132166263 gene encoding uncharacterized protein LOC132166263 isoform X1, which codes for MVYKYLQKLVHGAKCLETKQNGALYVKVMLYHCSEVSHQEPLPCDWYEKTFPKIAKLSHLLRNVDWVDGGLVDVSDNSIFFDGQIEQKMKTFKSLARIFIGSPSVQQTVQKNVTAFSAASTNCSPFVCFSSPSEREPMIVNSLTHVSNFLNISAQQRKLVRHTVCPQVTQQRIWTGALEEILNGLKYELDLLSCRCSSKGIKMGQQIVSSCLKFLADTAISSDHDSTSWMRLVPVKVVDSSASHKWEDVLEMFTDLIECLKSERELCFLVAKLEIMKEGLSQIRDVLIDKSIGYKEARHQESLVHKKLSKTLGYSSKCLFTLLLYYLYGQVRDIEVDLCGGIYSIGENRFCLCMGRILTTKEDKSVWSGVRQLDRALGLFKFVWEAAGMKGILELQGHLWCVGAEGRMLTYRGNMFFVHGISV
- the LOC132166263 gene encoding uncharacterized protein LOC132166263 isoform X2 yields the protein MLYHCSEVSHQEPLPCDWYEKTFPKIAKLSHLLRNVDWVDGGLVDVSDNSIFFDGQIEQKMKTFKSLARIFIGSPSVQQTVQKNVTAFSAASTNCSPFVCFSSPSEREPMIVNSLTHVSNFLNISAQQRKLVRHTVCPQVTQQRIWTGALEEILNGLKYELDLLSCRCSSKGIKMGQQIVSSCLKFLADTAISSDHDSTSWMRLVPVKVVDSSASHKWEDVLEMFTDLIECLKSERELCFLVAKLEIMKEGLSQIRDVLIDKSIGYKEARHQESLVHKKLSKTLGYSSKCLFTLLLYYLYGQVRDIEVDLCGGIYSIGENRFCLCMGRILTTKEDKSVWSGVRQLDRALGLFKFVWEAAGMKGILELQGHLWCVGAEGRMLTYRGNMFFVHGISV